A single region of the Carnobacterium viridans genome encodes:
- a CDS encoding IS3 family transposase, whose product MYFFERPFVPASFSFSRYLSIRRLRYSNNYRYQWNLKKMTPIQYRRHLQAA is encoded by the coding sequence GTGTATTTTTTTGAGAGACCTTTTGTCCCAGCCTCTTTTTCATTTTCTAGGTACCTTTCTATTAGGCGCTTACGTTACTCTAACAATTACCGTTATCAATGGAATTTAAAAAAGATGACCCCTATTCAATATAGGAGGCATCTTCAAGCAGCTTAA
- a CDS encoding IS30 family transposase produces the protein MTYTHLTTEELVMIEAYFHQKISVLKIATYIGRSRQTIYNVVTFLRKGYTALDYFKQYKENKKRCGRHPITLPNDQQEYIQKMVAQGWTPDVIIGRAESFIACSSRTLYRQFKQGLFDQTTLPMKGKRKPNGHKEKRGKQAFKRNISERLTDYPQFEDEFGHLEGDTIVGIHHKSAVITLVERISKAIITLKPNGRKAQDVEEAINNWFQCIPRNLFKSITFDCGKEFSNWKTISNLNDVAIYFADPGTPSQRALNEHSNGLLRKDGLPKEMDFNQVDQSFVSAVASVRNQIPRKSLQYLTPLEVFLNYINEWELSNLI, from the coding sequence ATGACCTACACCCATCTTACCACTGAAGAACTTGTAATGATAGAAGCTTATTTCCATCAAAAAATTTCTGTTTTGAAAATTGCCACCTACATTGGCCGTTCACGTCAGACGATTTATAACGTAGTTACTTTCCTAAGGAAAGGTTACACGGCTCTTGATTACTTTAAACAATACAAAGAAAATAAGAAGCGCTGCGGTCGACATCCTATTACCTTACCCAATGACCAACAAGAATATATTCAAAAGATGGTTGCTCAAGGATGGACTCCAGATGTGATTATTGGTCGTGCAGAAAGTTTCATCGCTTGTTCCTCACGCACCTTGTACCGACAGTTCAAACAAGGGCTCTTTGATCAAACAACTCTTCCTATGAAAGGAAAACGTAAACCAAACGGTCATAAAGAAAAACGAGGGAAACAAGCTTTCAAAAGAAATATATCTGAAAGATTAACGGATTATCCTCAATTTGAAGACGAGTTTGGTCATCTAGAAGGAGACACTATTGTTGGCATTCATCATAAAAGTGCTGTAATCACATTGGTTGAACGGATTTCAAAAGCCATTATTACTTTGAAGCCCAATGGGCGTAAAGCACAAGATGTTGAAGAAGCTATAAACAACTGGTTCCAATGTATTCCAAGAAATCTCTTCAAATCCATTACGTTTGATTGTGGAAAAGAGTTTTCCAACTGGAAAACCATTAGTAATCTAAATGATGTTGCTATTTACTTTGCTGATCCAGGAACTCCATCCCAGCGAGCTTTAAACGAGCATTCTAATGGACTGCTTCGAAAAGACGGTTTACCGAAAGAAATGGATTTTAACCAAGTTGATCAATCTTTTGTCTCTGCAGTCGCTTCAGTAAGAAATCAGATCCCAAGAAAATCTTTACAGTATCTGACACCGTTAGAAGTATTTTTAAATTACATTAATGAGTGGGAACTGTCTAACTTAATTTGA
- a CDS encoding IS66 family transposase zinc-finger binding domain-containing protein, with amino-acid sequence MSKSLEKQLEKALQQNELMAQNLTELTQQLKHVHEELALQREQNQYLLQQLFGRKKETLSPEKVHPNQTDLFEDDPSFSWPEQTGGQSKEKIIEETTVRHHKKKGHQKEKIAHLPVVEHLYREENCTCPQCSSAMKDMGKEVVREEVVYIPAGLENHRHIRLAYSCPSCEKYGETSS; translated from the coding sequence ATGTCGAAGTCGTTAGAAAAGCAGTTGGAAAAAGCCTTACAACAAAATGAGTTAATGGCTCAAAATCTAACTGAGTTAACACAACAACTCAAACACGTACATGAAGAATTGGCCCTTCAACGCGAACAGAACCAGTACCTTCTCCAACAATTGTTTGGACGCAAAAAGGAGACTTTGTCTCCTGAAAAAGTCCATCCCAACCAAACGGACCTCTTTGAGGATGATCCGTCTTTTAGTTGGCCAGAGCAGACTGGCGGTCAAAGCAAAGAAAAAATAATCGAAGAAACTACTGTCCGTCATCATAAAAAGAAAGGTCATCAAAAAGAAAAAATCGCTCACTTACCAGTCGTTGAGCACCTATACCGTGAAGAGAATTGTACTTGTCCTCAATGTTCTTCTGCCATGAAAGATATGGGAAAAGAAGTCGTACGTGAAGAGGTCGTATACATTCCTGCCGGTTTAGAGAATCATCGGCATATTCGATTGGCCTATTCCTGCCCATCTTGCGAAAAATACGGAGAAACATCTTCATAA
- the tnpB gene encoding IS66 family insertion sequence element accessory protein TnpB (TnpB, as the term is used for proteins encoded by IS66 family insertion elements, is considered an accessory protein, since TnpC, encoded by a neighboring gene, is a DDE family transposase.), giving the protein MYLSIVCGKTDMRRQIDGLAATIVEEYDMNIYDDAVFLFCGGRRDRFKALYWERDGFILLYKRLENGRLKWPRDQQEIKQLTSQQLRWLLEGLSIDQKVTIQPATEEIVT; this is encoded by the coding sequence ATGTATTTATCGATCGTTTGTGGAAAAACTGATATGCGCCGGCAAATTGATGGGTTAGCTGCAACAATTGTGGAAGAATACGATATGAATATCTACGATGATGCCGTATTCCTATTTTGCGGTGGAAGAAGAGACCGGTTCAAAGCCCTATATTGGGAGAGAGACGGATTTATTCTTTTATATAAGAGACTCGAAAATGGCCGTTTGAAATGGCCGAGAGATCAACAAGAAATCAAACAACTGACTTCCCAGCAACTACGTTGGCTGCTGGAAGGATTGTCAATTGACCAGAAAGTTACCATACAACCGGCAACTGAAGAAATCGTGACGTAA